Proteins from a single region of Apium graveolens cultivar Ventura chromosome 7, ASM990537v1, whole genome shotgun sequence:
- the LOC141673515 gene encoding uncharacterized protein LOC141673515, producing MWDYPLFLNRVFLFPSQFFFLSRIINITYFVFCFVSAAKEINEDNVPLVEETARMKKARLAGLDTRGKATEPIFLRKHKEPMGEASTEGAEGHNAPITAAAPAAAATGAFQPLWGFRRGDTVVGSTKHAWDWSYHSVTPKDFTDVVATPDLERIKLMGAQSLASSNAYFQGAVRQAESWKRASDKADNALRRQQKKYATLEKKLKRKEEELGESNAELVVLRAEKDKAIDNYLDSEEFAQSMRIRDDSVFPEFFRTGWDTALGTVFRCKLRMLF from the exons atgtgggactatcctctgtttctcaacagggtatttctcttcccttctcaatttttctttctttcacgcattattaacatcacttattttgtcttttgctttgtttcagctgctaaggagattaacgaggacaatgtccccttggtcgaggaaacagctaggatgaagaaagctcggttagcaggcctagacacccgaggaaaggcgacagagcctatcttcttgagaaagcacaaggagcctatgggggaggccTCAACTGAAGGAGccgagggccataatgctcctatcactgctgctgcccctgctgctgctgctacaggcgcctttcagcctctctggggattccgccgaggggataccgtggttggttccacgaagcatgcttgggattggtcctaccatagcgtgactccaaaggactttactgatgtagTGGCCActcctgaccttgagaggattaagctcatgggagcccaatctctggcttcg tctaacgcctactttcaaggcgctgtgaggcaagccgaatcatggaagcgggcttctgataaggccgataacgccctcaggaggcagcagaagaagtatgctaccctggagaagaagctcaagcgcaaggaggaagaactcggagagtctaacgccgagctggtggtacttcgggcggagaaggataaagctatagacaattatctggactcggaggagtttgcccaatccatgaggattagggatgattcagtctttcccgagttttttaggactggttgggacacggcccttgggacc